The Plasmodium vinckei vinckei genome assembly, chromosome: PVVCY_14 genome window below encodes:
- a CDS encoding sodium/hydrogen exchanger, Na+, H+ antiporter, putative, producing the protein MPSLKLVKYNKKTKKKSQYFFSYIKKYRNFILLKLTLLFFLLKNGGNTNELNHDVVIQSREVNNSICFELQNCYGRENYNGAEQNLYIEGKKQNGGTKCTKKGASYYDKIINKFKVAYEELWHLNFHTKYDIGLTNHDNKKSIHYNVLKRNRILDESKYPQKIKVSELKDICNSGLDNFEVGQNGLSSVSDAISEGILFYCFIFISATMIQFFLSKIYKLSIPVSVIWFLYGMCAYGIAKNFNMFGQTPLYKSIINARNIDASVLYFVLLPILLYEATQDINYYAFKNFIYGGIALAIVGVALQVAILGFLFYYTFMYKQEQSPLSSSFLLASILSSTDPVAVLSILLVVDAPTKISSIFHAESLINDGSSVLLFQFFFYLTIGYKATASQYIILFVKLLFLSPVFGISMAILTFMWMNMFRKHYYNQCLATITMCYLCYFISEYYFNLSGPLSIVCYGLFINAYGHIALDEVAQRKHKEIVEVLALMGNSSIFIISGIITVGMMENVFRDNLEFLGYIGLTYLFLLIARAIMILLFTPFLSKIGYPINWKEILLLIWGGLRGGIVLVLGLRIEAENKINAKLTTELAYYISGSVLLILTIQGLTFECLYKMLNIYPPNPFRIVYLEKVLKMIDYNFSIRKKNLKNYWLFNDTNVLYFSNKIVPELYWRKMNKYGEFDLGLPDIYACLQDISTCDISTWEGYTDSQTAIDNLGEQFSKGNMNKVSQAPNKTSLNTINQGTKNNTDGKVKTSRKLGDNEINENYHIHNDSNILRGDTNILEDSSDEKHKKNNKKTNEFDELKSTKNKYLHIDDDDNSDEYSYSNKDEINEIASYYGNIGSDKELRNVISYNDLTNIGRNDNKKGKKSLSVKHKVGDFMGRRKKNYSNIYKNKMKINVIRNHYNSNDEDDNNFNIQNNSLSLNNIYPNSNENSEIESVITDNFITHKQIKNLNVFNYDKISIKTYDRLINKMNYREFKRIHDNRDHFTVIENIVDNKDNKEDNFDPKYNLRLIEHATDFPKTLSDNHLVKKNIYNINEQYNDSKNPENGNRQKKKNNFLIINNNSSKKENDSKSECTNENKSNCLEERKNSQMDYSKGNINNDDINKKKENILTDIKDLGILPSINNDSIINLRNLQEGENELIMNDDFVIKIQKDPSNDKEKGDFTEINSRKNIKFEMDQIEKCSIGEKSDNYNDTNNIRLNNCGEEYDDNITNKSKVENKNNENKNDEYLTYQNLFTLDNNGKRISSFFNTNYRKDSYIMYHKKGPFGMNISTKDMNERRISIFNSDVDNRGDKYDNKKYRCPVTSSIFNLLMCKPRRKRRDYTNAKSNLNRKDIKKDRPNMENHDHKNNNEDNNIDDNFMAIRYDTDQTINFEYVKDRYQKNNSAFYRFLRKPKIKIQNKQFDEIRRSRSHENYRKNKDKYGKPKDDVFNSSYRKQIIRKEREGELYIMIFNTCKELYKKLYVNGFISGECLLTLNSILDLSADFALKKVKMNPIKAWEEAFNRNNNNKNKKKGKYLDHRNGFEYEFTVLLSKLKFNKKGGFFFSPKVLNIFLIYEHCMNDLQIILAYVDVHQCTLDKGGITMKLLLGKNLLKSYYRNIKLAKGLIPLLVNKYKDVVKYCLIKIGADMLMHLKKMIVNEQVANGLLLTQDNEKLNYIFDEQKVKINRYRPYLHYIFKRNLFKLFVN; encoded by the exons ATGCCCAGTTTAAAGTTGgttaaatataacaaaaaaactaaaaaaaaaagtcaatatttttttagttatatcaaaaaatacagaaatttcatattattaaaattaactttattattttttttattaaaaaatggaggGAATACAAATGAATTAAACCACGATGTTGTAATACAATCGAGGGAGGTAAATAATAGTATTTGTTTTGAGTTACAAAATTGTTATGGAAGGGAAAATTACAATGGCGCCgaacaaaatttatatatagaaggaaaaaaacaaaatggaGGCACCAAATGCACAAAGAAGGGTGCAAGCtattatgataaaattattaataaatttaaagtAGCATATGAAGAATTATGGCATTTAAATTTCCACacaaaatatgatattGGTTTAACAAAtcatgataataaaaagtcAATACATTATAATGTGTTAAAAAGGAATCGGATTTTAGATGAAAGCAAATAcccacaaaaaataaaagtaagtgaattaaaagatatatGTAATAGTGGATTGGATAATTTTGAAGTAGGCCAAAATGGATTATCATCAGTATCTGATGCAATATCAGAAGgtatactattttattgttttatatttatatctgcTACAAtgatacaattttttttatcaaaaatatataagttaAGTATTCCAGTATCTGTGATATGGTTTTTGTACGGAATGTGTGCGTATGGAATAgctaaaaattttaatatgtttGGACAAACCCCTTTATACAAATCTATAATTAATGCAAGGAATATTGATGCGTcagttttatattttgtattattacctatattattatatgaagcTACTCAagatattaattattatgcttttaaaaattttatatatggaGGTATAGCATTAGCTATTGTCGGTGTAGCATTGCAAGTAGCCATATTAggttttttgttttattatacatttatgTATAAACAAGAGCAATCTCCATTGTCCAGTAGTTTTTTGTTAGCTTCGATATTATCGTCTACAGATCCTGTTGCAgttttatcaattttattagtaGTTGATGCTCCTACAAAAATAAGTTCGATATTTCATGCAGAATCGTTGATAAATGATGGTAGTTCGGTGTTattatttcaattttttttttatttaacaaTTGGATATAAGGCGACCGCATCtcaatatattattctttttgtaaagctattatttttaagtcCCGTATTTGGTATCAGCATGGCAATATTAACATTTATGTGGATGAATATGTTTAGGaaacattattataatcaaTGCTTGGCCACAATAACGATGTGCtatttatgttattttatttctgaATATTACTTTAATTTATCTGGGCCATTGTCTATAGTTTGTTAtggattatttattaatgcGTATGGGCATATAGCTTTAGATGAAGTAGCACAAAGAAAACATAAAGAAATTGTTGAAGTATTAGCACTTATGGGTAATTcaagtatttttattatatcagGAATAATAACTGTCGGAATGATGGAAAATGTATTTAGAGATAATTTAGAATTTTTAGGATATATTGGATtgacatatttatttttattaattgcTAGAGcaataatgatattattatttacaccATTTTTGTCAAAAATTGGTTATCCAATAAATTggaaagaaatattattattaatatgggGTGGTTTAAGAGGGGGTATCGTTTTAGTTTTAGGTTTACGTATAGAAGCTGAAAACAAGATAAATGCCAAATTAACAACAGAATTAGCTTATTACATTAGTGGAAgtgtattattaatattaaccATACAAGGTTTAACATTTGAAtgcttatataaaatgttaaatatttatcccCCCAATCCATTTCGAATTGTATATTTAGAAAaggttttaaaaatgattgattataatttttctattagaaaaaaaaatttgaaaaattattggctttttaatgatacaaatgtattatatttttcaaataaaatagttcCTGAATTATATTGgagaaaaatgaataaatatggaGAGTTTGATTTAGGCTTACCagatatatatgcatgtttACAAGATATCAGCACGTGTGATATTTCGACGTGGGAGGGTTACACTGATTCTCAAACAGCAATAGATAATTTGGGTGAACAATTTTCTAAGggtaatatgaataaagtAAGCCAGGCTCCTAACAAAACATCGCTTAACACAATAAATCAAGGAACAAAGAATAATACAGATGGTAAAGTGAAAACAAGTCGAAAATTGGGagataatgaaataaatgaaaattatcatattcATAACGAttctaatattttaagaGGTGATACGAACATTTTGGAAGATAGTTCAGatgaaaaacataaaaaaaataataaaaagacaAACGAATttgatgaattaaaaagtacgaaaaataaatatttacatattgaCGATGATGATAATAGTGATGAATATAGTTATTCAAATAAAGacgaaataaatgaaatagcAAGTTATTATGGCAATATTGGTAGTGATAAAGAGCTTCGTAACGTGATTAGTTACAATGATTTGACTAATATTGGTagaaatgataataaaaaaggaaaaaaaagctTAAGTGTGAAACATAAAGTAGGGGATTTTATGGgtagaagaaaaaaaaattatagtaatatatataaaaacaaaatgaaaataaatgtgaTTCGAAACCATTATAATAGTAATGACGAAGACgacaataattttaatatacaaaataattctttatcgttaaataatatatatccaaattcaaatgaaaattcaGAAATCGAATCAGTAATTACTGATAACTTTATAACacataaacaaattaaaaacttAAACGTATTcaattatgataaaatttcAATTAAAACGTATGACCGATTAatcaataaaatgaattatagAGAATTTAAAAGAATTCACGATAACAGGGATCATTTTACTGTTATCGAGAATATCGTTGATAATAAGGATAATAAAGAGGATAATTTTGATCCTAAATATAACCTAAGATTAATTGAGCATGCTACAGATTTTCCGAAAACTTTGAGTGATAATCAtcttgttaaaaaaaatatatacaatataaatgaacaaTATAATGATTCAAAAAATCCTGAAAATGGTAAtagacaaaaaaagaaaaataatttccttattattaataataatagcagTAAGAAGGAAAACGATAGTAAAAGTGAATGTACAAATGAGAACAAATCAAATTGTCTcgaagaaagaaaaaattccCAAATGGATTATTCAAAgggaaatataaacaatgatgatataaataagaaaaaagaaaatatattaactgATATTAAGGACCTTGGTATTTTACcaagtataaataatgatagtattataaatttaagaaATTTACAAGAAGgtgaaaatgaattaataaTGAATGATGATTTTGTTATCAAAATTCAAAAGGATCCTTCGaatgataaagaaaaaggtGATTTTACAGAAATAAACtcaagaaaaaatataaaatttgaaatGGATCAAATTGAAAAATGCAGCATAGGTGAGAAATCGGATAACTATAATGATACTAATAATATCCGATTAAATAATTGCGGTGAGGAAtatgatgataatattacaaataaatcTAAAGTAGAAAATAAGaacaatgaaaataaaaatgatgaatatttaacgtatcaaaatttatttacctTGGATAATAATGGTAAAAGAATATcgtctttttttaatactaaTTATCGTAAAGATAGTTATATAATGtatcataaaaaaggaCCTTTTGGAATGAATATTTCTACAAAGGACATGAATGAGAGAAGAATATCAATATTTAATAGTGATGTCGATAATAGAGGtgataaatatgataataaaaaatataggtGTCCAGTAACCTCtagtatatttaatttattaatgtgTAAACCAAGAAGAAAGCGACGCGATTATACTAACGCAAAAAGTAATTTAAATAGAaaagatattaaaaaagatagACCAAATATGGAGAATCAtgatcataaaaataataacgaagataataatatcgATGATAATTTCATGGCAATTAGATATGATACAGACCAAAcaataaattttgaatatgTTAAAGATagatatcaaaaaaataatagtgcATTTTATCGATTTTTAAGGAAgccaaaaataaaaattcaaaataaacaatttgaTGAAATAAGAAGATCGAGAAGCCACGAAAATTatcgaaaaaataaagataaataCGGTAAACCAAAAGATGATGTATTTAATTCTTCTTATAGAAAACAAATCATTAGAAAAGAAAGGGAAGGAgagttatatattatgatattTAATACATGTAAAGAATtgtacaaaaaattatacgtAAATGGATTCATATCTGGTGAATGCTTATTAACACTAAATTCAATTTTAGACTTATCTGCTGATTttgctttaaaaaaagtcaAGATGAATCCAATAAAAGCATGGGAAGAAGCTTTTAATagaaataacaataataaaaataaaaaaaaaggaaaataccTTGATCATAGAAATGGCTTTGAATATGAATTTActgtattattatcaaaattaaaatttaacaaaaaaggtgggtttttcttttcacctaaagtattaaatatatttcttatttATGAGCATTGTATGAATGATTTACAAATTATATTGGCATATGTTGATGTTCATCAATGTACATTAGATAAAGGAGGAATAACCatgaaattattattagggaaaaatttattaaaaagttattACAGAAACATAAAGCTTGCAAAAGGCCTTATCCCTCTTcttgttaataaatataaagacGTAGTTAAGTATTgtcttataaaaataggaGCGGATATGCTTATGCACTTGAAGAAAATG ATTGTTAATGAGCAAGTGGCTAATGGATTATTGTTAACACAAGATAATGAGAAATTAAATTACATTTTTGATGAACAAAAAGTAAAGATAAATAGATACAGGCCGTATctacattatatttttaaaaggaATTTATTTAAGTTGTTTGTTAACTAA